The following are encoded in a window of Sinomonas cyclohexanicum genomic DNA:
- a CDS encoding alpha-ketoacid dehydrogenase subunit beta, giving the protein MSTVAEAAEARATAKGGPEALTFAKALTTAMADAMRADQNVVVFGEDVGTLGGVFRITDGLQKEFGAARCFDTPLAESGIAGMSLGMAMNGLRPVIEMQFDAFAYPAFEQIASHIAKMHNRTRGKVRLPIVIRIPFAGGIGGVEHHCDSSEAYYAHTPGLKVFAPATVTDAYRTLREAIASDDPVVFMEPKKLYWSKDLVDLEALRAEFGGAGSAAASASAAASAHDGARRLSVDGAAAVARPGTDATLIAYGPTVSTALAAAEAAAAEGRSVEVVDVRTIVPFDDETVCASVRKTGRAVVVAEAAGFASVASEIVARVQERCFHSLAAPVRRVTGFDIPFPPPKLEHYYLPSVDRILDALDDLQWED; this is encoded by the coding sequence ATGAGCACGGTTGCCGAGGCCGCCGAGGCCCGCGCCACCGCGAAGGGCGGCCCCGAGGCCCTCACCTTCGCCAAGGCCCTGACCACCGCCATGGCCGACGCCATGCGGGCCGATCAGAACGTCGTCGTGTTCGGCGAGGACGTCGGCACCCTGGGCGGCGTCTTCCGCATCACGGACGGGCTGCAGAAGGAGTTCGGGGCGGCGCGCTGCTTCGACACCCCGCTGGCTGAGTCCGGGATCGCCGGCATGTCGCTCGGGATGGCCATGAACGGCCTGCGCCCGGTCATCGAGATGCAGTTCGACGCGTTCGCCTACCCGGCGTTCGAGCAGATCGCCAGCCACATCGCCAAGATGCACAACCGCACGCGCGGCAAGGTCCGCCTGCCGATCGTGATCCGCATCCCGTTCGCCGGGGGGATCGGTGGGGTGGAGCACCACTGCGACTCCTCCGAGGCCTACTACGCCCACACCCCGGGCCTGAAGGTCTTCGCCCCCGCGACCGTCACGGACGCGTACCGCACGCTCCGCGAGGCCATCGCCTCCGACGACCCGGTCGTGTTCATGGAGCCGAAGAAGCTCTACTGGTCCAAGGACCTCGTGGACCTCGAGGCACTCCGGGCCGAGTTCGGCGGCGCTGGTTCTGCTGCTGCTTCTGCCTCGGCGGCCGCGTCCGCGCACGACGGCGCGCGGCGGCTGAGCGTGGACGGCGCCGCGGCGGTCGCCCGCCCGGGCACGGACGCGACCCTCATCGCCTACGGCCCGACCGTCTCGACCGCGCTCGCCGCCGCCGAGGCCGCCGCGGCGGAGGGCCGCTCGGTCGAGGTGGTCGACGTCCGCACGATCGTCCCATTCGACGACGAGACCGTGTGCGCGTCCGTGCGCAAGACGGGCCGCGCCGTCGTGGTCGCGGAGGCCGCGGGCTTCGCCTCCGTCGCGTCCGAGATCGTGGCGCGGGTCCAGGAACGCTGCTTCCACTCGCTCGCCGCGCCCGTGCGCCGCGTGACAGGGTTCGACATCCCGTTCCCGCCGCCCAAGCTCGAGCACTACTACCTGCCCAGCGTCGACCGCATCCTCGACGCCCTCGACGACCTGCAGTGGGAGGACTGA
- a CDS encoding dihydrolipoamide acetyltransferase family protein, with product MATAVTAQNSAQKTFALPDLGEGLTEAELVRWLVAVGDTVAVDQPIAEVETAKAIVEVPTPFGGTVAVLHGEAGQTLDVGAPLITIAEVGSGNAEVGSGDAEVGSGDAEVGSPAREAYRTEERAGAKEPAKESGSGNVLIGYGTPGGTSGGRTRRRKGAAASSAPAEREPERTTAPARAVRVVSPIVRRLARELNVSLAHVAGTGPDGLIMRRDVESAAPVSADRTPASADRTPTSAGEVDAKTGLGIAARTPVTGVRKAVAQAMVRSRTEIPEATVWVDADATALVELRHDLKRRDPQNTPSLLAFIARFVLAGLTRFPELNTRIEQTQDGQEIVGFDGVNLGFAAQTERGLVVPAIRGAHTLSARQLDAELRRLTALARDGKASPADLTGGTFTLNNYGVFGVDGSAAIINYPEAAILGVGRIIDRPWAVDGELKVRKVVQLTLTFDHRVCDGGTAGGFLRFVADAVERPGSVLADL from the coding sequence ATGGCGACCGCCGTGACTGCCCAGAACTCAGCCCAGAAGACGTTCGCGCTCCCCGATCTCGGGGAGGGCCTCACCGAGGCCGAGCTCGTGCGGTGGCTCGTGGCCGTGGGCGACACCGTGGCCGTGGACCAGCCGATCGCGGAGGTCGAGACGGCCAAGGCCATCGTCGAGGTTCCGACGCCGTTCGGCGGGACCGTCGCCGTGCTGCACGGCGAGGCGGGCCAGACCCTCGACGTGGGCGCCCCCCTCATCACCATCGCCGAGGTGGGGTCCGGTAACGCCGAAGTGGGGTCCGGTGACGCCGAGGTGGGGTCCGGTGACGCCGAGGTGGGGTCCCCCGCCCGCGAGGCCTACCGCACCGAGGAGCGCGCCGGGGCCAAGGAGCCCGCGAAGGAGTCCGGCTCCGGCAACGTCCTCATCGGCTACGGCACCCCCGGGGGAACCTCTGGCGGCCGCACCCGACGGCGCAAGGGGGCCGCGGCGTCGTCCGCCCCCGCAGAACGCGAGCCCGAGCGCACGACGGCGCCCGCCCGCGCCGTGCGCGTCGTCTCACCGATCGTGCGACGCCTGGCGAGGGAACTGAATGTCTCGCTCGCGCACGTGGCCGGGACCGGGCCGGACGGTCTCATCATGCGCCGCGACGTGGAGTCTGCCGCTCCGGTCTCTGCGGACAGGACCCCCGCGTCGGCGGACAGGACCCCCACCTCGGCGGGGGAGGTGGACGCGAAGACAGGTCTCGGCATCGCGGCCCGCACCCCTGTCACCGGCGTGCGCAAGGCGGTCGCCCAGGCCATGGTCCGGTCCCGCACGGAGATCCCCGAGGCCACGGTCTGGGTCGACGCGGACGCCACGGCGCTCGTCGAGTTGCGCCACGACCTCAAGCGCCGCGACCCGCAGAACACGCCGAGCCTGCTTGCGTTCATCGCGCGGTTCGTTCTCGCGGGCCTCACGAGGTTCCCGGAGCTCAACACCCGCATCGAGCAGACGCAGGACGGCCAGGAGATCGTCGGGTTCGACGGCGTCAACCTCGGTTTCGCGGCCCAGACCGAGCGCGGCCTCGTGGTCCCCGCCATCCGCGGCGCCCACACGCTGAGTGCCCGCCAGCTCGACGCCGAGCTCCGCCGCCTCACGGCGCTGGCCAGGGATGGCAAGGCCAGCCCCGCGGACCTCACCGGCGGCACCTTCACCCTGAACAACTACGGTGTGTTCGGCGTGGACGGCAGCGCGGCGATCATCAACTACCCCGAGGCGGCCATCCTCGGCGTGGGCCGGATCATCGACCGTCCGTGGGCCGTGGACGGCGAGCTGAAGGTCCGCAAGGTCGTCCAGCTGACCCTCACGTTCGACCACCGGGTGTGTGACGGCGGCACCGCGGGCGGGTTCCTCCGCTTCGTGGCCGACGCGGTCGAGCGGCCCGGCAGCGTCCTCGCGGACCTGTAG